The following are encoded in a window of Rubellicoccus peritrichatus genomic DNA:
- the scpA gene encoding methylmalonyl-CoA mutase, producing the protein MKPDFTNIAYEAPKPATSREEWAAQVEKETGKSVEHLVNETMERIDVDPLYTKEAYEGMEHLDYTAGIEPHLRGPYATMYAFRPWTVRQYAGFSTAEESNAFYRRNIAAGQQGLSVAFDLATHRGYDSDHPRVVGDVGKAGVAIDSILDMQILFDQIDLSKVSVSMTMNGAVIPILAFYILAGLEQGCKLDQLAGTIQNDILKEFMVRNTYIYPPEPSMRIIGDIFEYTSQHMPKFNSISISGYHMQEAGATADLEIGYTLADGLEYLRTGVNNGLDIDAFAPRLSFFWAIGKNFFMEVAKMRAARCLWAKLVKQFDPKNPKSLALRTHSQTSGWSLTEQDPFNNVTRTCIEAFAAACGHTQSLHTNALDEAIALPTDFSARIARNTQLFIQEETGMTRFIDPWGGSYYVEALTHELMHKAWAHIEECEKYGGMTKAIEEGIPKLRIEEAAARRQARIDSGKETIVGLNKYRLEKEDPLEILDIDNTAVRESQITRLRKLKAERDNLAAKQALQAITHATETGEGNLLELAVEAASKRATLGEISDAIEKVVGRYRAKIRSISGVYSKEFGTTPIMTEVNELIQKFETEEGRRPRIMIAKMGQDGHDRGAKVVATGYADLGYDVDIGPLFQTPEETARQAVENDCHVVAMSSLAAGHKTLLPALVAELTKLGREDIMVVCGGVIPAKDYDYLYENGAKAIFGPGTVVPESAKKILELLMEE; encoded by the coding sequence ATGAAACCCGACTTTACCAACATCGCTTACGAAGCACCCAAGCCAGCCACTTCGCGTGAGGAATGGGCTGCGCAAGTGGAAAAAGAAACCGGCAAGTCTGTCGAGCATCTGGTTAACGAAACCATGGAGCGTATCGACGTCGATCCACTCTATACCAAAGAGGCTTACGAAGGCATGGAGCATCTCGACTACACAGCCGGAATTGAACCTCACTTACGTGGCCCTTATGCCACCATGTATGCCTTTCGCCCATGGACGGTGCGCCAGTATGCGGGATTCTCCACAGCCGAAGAATCCAATGCATTCTATCGGCGAAACATCGCGGCCGGGCAACAGGGCCTATCCGTAGCATTCGACCTTGCGACTCATCGCGGTTATGATTCCGACCATCCTCGCGTCGTGGGTGATGTTGGCAAAGCCGGCGTCGCAATCGATTCGATTCTGGATATGCAAATCCTTTTCGATCAAATCGATTTGAGCAAGGTGTCTGTCTCCATGACAATGAACGGAGCTGTCATTCCCATTCTTGCCTTCTACATTCTGGCCGGACTTGAACAGGGCTGCAAACTGGATCAACTCGCAGGCACGATTCAAAATGATATCTTGAAAGAGTTCATGGTGCGTAACACTTACATCTACCCACCGGAACCCTCCATGCGGATCATTGGCGACATCTTCGAATACACATCGCAACACATGCCGAAGTTCAACTCAATCTCGATCTCGGGCTACCATATGCAGGAGGCTGGAGCCACTGCCGACCTGGAAATAGGTTACACCTTAGCCGATGGCCTCGAATATCTGCGGACCGGTGTAAACAATGGCCTCGATATTGACGCCTTTGCACCACGGTTATCTTTTTTCTGGGCTATCGGTAAAAACTTCTTCATGGAAGTCGCCAAGATGCGGGCCGCACGTTGCCTGTGGGCCAAACTCGTGAAACAGTTTGATCCGAAAAATCCAAAGTCACTCGCACTTCGCACGCACTCTCAGACTTCAGGCTGGTCACTAACCGAGCAGGACCCTTTCAACAACGTAACCCGCACCTGCATTGAAGCCTTTGCCGCAGCCTGCGGTCACACCCAATCACTTCACACCAATGCCCTTGATGAAGCCATCGCACTGCCAACAGATTTTTCTGCCCGCATTGCACGAAACACCCAGCTCTTCATTCAGGAAGAGACCGGGATGACGCGTTTCATCGACCCATGGGGCGGAAGCTATTATGTCGAAGCACTCACGCACGAGCTCATGCACAAGGCCTGGGCTCACATTGAAGAATGCGAGAAATACGGAGGTATGACCAAGGCGATTGAAGAAGGTATCCCCAAGCTTCGCATCGAAGAAGCAGCCGCCCGCAGACAGGCACGAATTGACTCCGGCAAGGAAACCATTGTTGGGCTCAACAAATACCGTCTCGAAAAAGAAGACCCGCTCGAAATTCTTGATATCGACAACACAGCAGTACGTGAATCACAGATCACACGGCTTAGAAAGCTTAAGGCTGAGCGTGACAATCTCGCAGCAAAGCAAGCACTACAGGCCATCACGCATGCCACTGAGACAGGTGAAGGCAATCTCCTTGAACTCGCTGTCGAGGCTGCTTCCAAACGCGCAACCCTCGGAGAGATTTCAGATGCGATTGAAAAAGTGGTTGGTCGCTACCGCGCAAAAATACGCTCGATCAGTGGCGTTTATTCCAAAGAATTCGGAACCACCCCAATCATGACAGAAGTCAACGAACTCATCCAGAAATTCGAAACAGAAGAAGGTCGCCGCCCACGCATCATGATCGCCAAAATGGGCCAGGATGGACACGACCGCGGCGCCAAGGTCGTCGCGACTGGCTACGCCGACCTCGGTTATGATGTTGATATCGGCCCACTCTTTCAAACACCGGAAGAAACTGCCCGGCAGGCTGTTGAAAACGACTGCCATGTCGTCGCGATGTCTTCCCTTGCTGCCGGCCACAAGACATTACTTCCCGCACTGGTTGCAGAGTTAACGAAGCTCGGACGTGAAGACATCATGGTTGTCTGCGGTGGCGTGATTCCAGCAAAGGATTACGACTATCTGTATGAGAATGGTGCCAAAGCCATCTTCGGTCCCGGCACAGTGGTCCCGGAATCCGCCAAAAAGATATTGGAGCTGTTGATGGAGGAATGA
- a CDS encoding sensor histidine kinase, with product MLTAGIVFLLAVFTVGLFYVNASEVYKRYMHEEVRNLSLLASNLVDAEMHQQLTSPDQEGSELYQIALQPLVDFHLKMPDIHYLYTMVDIDGQDYFILDTAYVSEIRKSPDVEFSGLMELYEEPMDDSEEKATLYGGEAHVHTEPYTDEFGTFISSLAPINDSSGEMIAFVGVDYRITKYQERLASLRQAGYISLGVGIVLALILGYLAGKQHAHLKKAFEIQAAHEEELDLARRKAEAANKAKSDVMMVVAHELKTPINVIIGFCELACDFIRDKCKGEVKAELEEDLKHICVAAETLQRHTKQLLISEELDAKGVEGAVGSVLFENVLAEHIGVFDGVAKRKHITMEYDSEGSYPVLANEYAIGQAVENLFSNAVKYSPENKKIEIKLRREKDGQHLLFSVTDEGPGLSEADQKKLFQPFTRLSPQPSSGESSTGLGLSIVKRIVEAHKGKVWCESQLGQGATFFIRLPLECVREYAVRD from the coding sequence ATGCTCACTGCGGGTATTGTCTTTCTGCTTGCTGTCTTCACCGTTGGTTTGTTCTATGTCAATGCGAGTGAGGTTTATAAGCGCTACATGCACGAGGAGGTGCGTAATCTTTCTCTTTTGGCCAGTAATCTGGTTGACGCTGAGATGCATCAACAACTGACATCTCCGGATCAGGAAGGCTCGGAACTCTATCAAATAGCCTTACAACCATTGGTCGATTTTCACCTTAAGATGCCTGACATTCACTATCTCTACACAATGGTCGATATTGATGGTCAAGACTACTTTATTCTTGATACGGCATATGTTTCGGAGATTCGTAAGAGTCCGGATGTAGAGTTTTCCGGGTTGATGGAATTGTATGAAGAGCCGATGGATGATTCCGAAGAGAAGGCGACATTGTATGGTGGAGAGGCCCATGTGCACACGGAGCCTTATACGGATGAATTTGGCACGTTCATAAGTTCACTTGCACCGATTAATGACAGCAGCGGAGAGATGATCGCATTTGTTGGTGTTGATTATCGAATCACTAAATATCAGGAACGATTAGCCAGTCTTCGCCAGGCAGGATATATTTCATTGGGGGTTGGGATTGTTCTGGCACTCATTCTTGGTTACCTGGCTGGGAAGCAGCATGCACATTTGAAAAAGGCTTTTGAAATTCAAGCAGCGCACGAGGAAGAGTTGGATCTGGCCCGACGCAAGGCTGAGGCAGCGAATAAAGCCAAAAGCGATGTTATGATGGTTGTCGCCCACGAGTTAAAGACTCCGATTAATGTGATCATCGGATTTTGTGAACTCGCTTGCGATTTTATTCGAGATAAGTGCAAGGGTGAAGTGAAGGCAGAGTTGGAAGAAGACTTGAAACATATCTGTGTTGCCGCAGAAACCTTACAGAGGCACACCAAGCAGCTTTTGATTTCGGAAGAGCTTGATGCCAAGGGTGTGGAAGGCGCGGTTGGTTCCGTCTTGTTCGAGAATGTCCTGGCTGAGCACATCGGGGTTTTTGATGGCGTTGCCAAGAGAAAGCATATCACTATGGAGTATGATAGTGAAGGCAGCTATCCGGTTCTTGCCAATGAGTATGCGATTGGTCAGGCGGTGGAAAACTTGTTCAGCAATGCAGTCAAATACTCTCCCGAAAACAAGAAAATCGAGATAAAACTTCGCAGGGAAAAAGATGGGCAGCACTTGCTCTTTTCTGTAACGGATGAAGGACCCGGCTTGAGTGAGGCTGACCAGAAGAAGCTCTTTCAGCCATTCACGAGGCTTAGCCCACAACCTTCCAGTGGGGAGAGTTCGACTGGGTTGGGGCTTTCAATTGTGAAGCGCATTGTCGAAGCCCACAAAGGAAAGGTTTGGTGTGAGAGCCAACTGGGACAGGGAGCGACTTTCTTTATTAGACTGCCTCTGGAATGTGTCCGGGAATACGCTGTGCGTGATTGA
- a CDS encoding VOC family protein has product MELGAFSISLAVKDLQTSKIFYEKFGFKIIGGDASQNWLILRNGDHTIGLFQGMFEKNTLTFNPGWNKNAEQLDTFTDVRDLQRELKTQGVEFLSEADETTTGPTSFIAIDPDGNPILVDQHV; this is encoded by the coding sequence ATGGAACTCGGTGCATTTTCAATTAGTCTGGCAGTCAAAGATCTTCAGACGTCCAAAATCTTCTATGAGAAATTCGGATTTAAAATTATTGGGGGTGACGCCTCACAAAACTGGCTGATTTTAAGAAACGGCGACCATACAATAGGCCTTTTTCAAGGCATGTTTGAAAAGAATACCCTAACCTTCAATCCGGGTTGGAACAAAAACGCCGAGCAACTCGACACATTTACTGACGTCCGTGACCTGCAGCGGGAGCTGAAAACCCAAGGCGTGGAATTTTTATCTGAAGCCGATGAAACAACGACTGGGCCCACTAGTTTCATCGCAATCGACCCTGACGGAAATCCTATCCTGGTTGATCAGCACGTTTAG
- a CDS encoding PocR ligand-binding domain-containing protein: MPTKALELPKAVETKPEAEESRQAVERLTESALFQDYQRAFTRATGLPLAIRPVQSFENALAGAKGENPFCVIMARTNAGCANCLRMQAQLEQEAGLEPKSLHCFAGLCDTAVPVRVGDKLIAFLQTGQILLHQPNKEEFSRTTQQLLKWGSEVNLKLLEEAYFQTKVFDRVQYEAMITLLSTFAEHLATISNSIAVEENEADPVLVSNAKKYIQERYHEQLSLDDAARAVNASTRHFCKLFKEATGITFTDYLSRVRVEKAKHLLQNPHLRVSEIAFETGFESISQFNRSFKRITGQSPTEFRKMS; this comes from the coding sequence ATGCCCACTAAAGCGTTAGAATTGCCTAAGGCGGTTGAAACCAAGCCGGAGGCCGAGGAAAGCCGACAGGCGGTTGAGCGTTTGACGGAGTCTGCTTTATTTCAGGACTACCAGCGGGCATTCACCAGGGCAACTGGGTTGCCATTGGCTATTCGCCCTGTTCAATCGTTTGAAAATGCTCTGGCGGGAGCGAAGGGTGAGAATCCTTTCTGTGTGATTATGGCACGGACCAATGCGGGCTGCGCCAACTGTCTTAGAATGCAGGCACAGTTGGAGCAGGAGGCCGGGCTTGAACCCAAGAGCCTGCATTGCTTTGCCGGACTTTGCGATACGGCGGTACCGGTGCGGGTGGGAGATAAACTGATCGCTTTTCTCCAGACCGGGCAAATCCTGTTGCATCAGCCAAACAAAGAAGAGTTTTCCCGAACGACTCAGCAGTTGTTGAAATGGGGTTCGGAAGTGAATTTAAAGTTGCTGGAAGAGGCCTATTTCCAGACCAAAGTTTTTGATCGTGTGCAATACGAGGCCATGATCACCCTGTTATCCACCTTTGCTGAGCATCTGGCCACCATCAGTAACAGCATTGCGGTTGAGGAAAATGAGGCAGATCCCGTGCTTGTGTCCAATGCCAAAAAATATATCCAGGAACGATACCATGAGCAGTTGTCGCTTGATGATGCCGCCCGGGCGGTCAATGCCAGCACCCGGCATTTCTGCAAACTTTTCAAAGAAGCCACTGGGATTACATTTACGGATTACCTGTCCCGAGTTCGGGTGGAAAAAGCCAAACATCTACTCCAAAACCCACATTTGCGTGTGAGCGAAATTGCCTTTGAGACTGGCTTCGAGTCTATCTCTCAGTTCAACCGCTCATTCAAGCGAATCACCGGTCAATCACCCACTGAATTTCGGAAGATGAGTTGA
- the ccoN gene encoding cytochrome-c oxidase, cbb3-type subunit I translates to MVASVIWSLVGLGAGVLIASQLNFWRLNFDLSWLTFGRLRPLHTNAAIFAFVGNMMFAGVYYSTQRLCRCRLASPLLTKIHFWGWQGIIVLAAITLPLGYSRGKEYAELIWPINILVAVIWLVFAANFFWTLMRRNEKSLYVAIWFYIATIVTVTMLYVVNHLSLPTSLLHSYPIFGGVQDALVQWWYGHNAVAFFLTTPILGIMYYFVPKAANRPVYSYRLSVIHFWSLVFIYIWAGPHHLLNTALPGWLQSLGMLFSLMLWAPSWGGMLNGLLTLRGAWDKLRTDPVIKFFAAGVTFYGMATFEGPLMSIKSVNALSHYTDWTIGHVHGGTLGWNGFMAAGMFYWLAPRLWGTKLYSQSLANMHFWLGMVGILLYVASMWVSGITQGLMLNATTENGTILAYPNFLDTLQAIRPMMLFRLIGGTLYLIGFFMMAYNLWKTARSGAPVNGTIQITSAMDEMAGRERNGFRGYLNAPVIYAFLVITSGCVMIFGSDIIFLIGVFLTGLFTILAIAHFQVSGAKWSQWHDDLLKHGFTFTVLTIIAAAIGGAIQIIPTVTMQRAGNIEGRLQIPYTPLELTGRDIYISEGCYNCHSQMIRTMVPDVLRYGDYSRLGESIYNHPFQWGSKRTGPDLAREGGKRSDDWHFYHMLNPRDVSPGSNMPNYPWLFEKEANSKALPSKIHAMRMLGVPYPMDISEEEIQAEYDAQANEIVERLAEKGAYTEPDKEIVALIAYLQKLGAYEDTTEKKESEGEEQTLDLFKPIGTVNP, encoded by the coding sequence ATGGTCGCCTCAGTCATCTGGTCTCTGGTCGGACTCGGAGCCGGAGTGCTCATCGCTTCGCAGTTGAACTTCTGGCGGCTCAACTTTGACCTGTCATGGCTGACTTTTGGTAGGCTCCGTCCGCTCCATACCAATGCGGCAATCTTCGCCTTCGTGGGCAACATGATGTTTGCCGGAGTTTATTACTCCACACAAAGGCTCTGCCGCTGCCGACTCGCGTCTCCCCTGCTGACCAAGATTCACTTTTGGGGATGGCAAGGTATCATCGTCCTGGCGGCGATTACTCTGCCTCTCGGTTATAGCCGTGGTAAAGAGTATGCAGAATTGATCTGGCCGATCAATATCCTCGTTGCCGTTATCTGGCTCGTGTTTGCAGCCAACTTCTTCTGGACGCTCATGCGGCGGAATGAAAAATCCCTCTACGTCGCCATCTGGTTTTACATCGCAACCATCGTCACGGTGACGATGCTATACGTCGTCAATCACCTCTCGCTGCCAACCAGCCTCCTTCACAGCTATCCAATCTTTGGCGGAGTTCAGGATGCATTGGTCCAGTGGTGGTATGGACACAACGCCGTGGCCTTCTTTTTGACGACACCAATCCTTGGGATCATGTATTACTTTGTCCCCAAGGCGGCCAACCGCCCGGTTTACTCTTATCGCCTTTCGGTCATCCACTTCTGGTCGCTCGTTTTCATCTACATCTGGGCCGGCCCACACCACCTGCTCAACACCGCACTCCCTGGCTGGCTGCAATCTCTTGGCATGCTGTTCAGCCTGATGCTCTGGGCACCCTCGTGGGGTGGCATGCTCAATGGTCTCCTTACTCTGCGTGGGGCATGGGATAAGCTCCGCACCGATCCGGTGATCAAGTTCTTCGCCGCAGGTGTTACCTTTTATGGTATGGCCACCTTTGAAGGACCATTGATGTCGATCAAATCCGTGAACGCGCTTTCCCACTACACCGACTGGACGATTGGACACGTCCATGGCGGCACCTTGGGATGGAACGGCTTTATGGCAGCAGGCATGTTCTACTGGCTCGCACCGAGACTCTGGGGCACAAAGCTCTACTCCCAGTCACTGGCAAACATGCACTTCTGGTTGGGCATGGTTGGCATCCTGCTCTACGTCGCGTCGATGTGGGTATCAGGCATTACTCAGGGGCTGATGCTCAACGCAACCACAGAAAACGGCACCATTCTCGCCTATCCTAATTTCTTGGATACACTCCAGGCAATCCGTCCGATGATGCTCTTCCGCCTGATTGGTGGAACGCTCTACCTGATCGGCTTTTTCATGATGGCTTACAACCTCTGGAAGACTGCCCGCAGCGGGGCACCAGTGAATGGTACAATCCAAATCACCTCGGCAATGGACGAGATGGCTGGTCGCGAACGCAACGGCTTTCGTGGATATCTCAATGCTCCGGTCATCTATGCTTTCCTGGTCATCACATCCGGTTGCGTCATGATTTTTGGATCCGATATCATATTCCTCATCGGTGTTTTCCTGACAGGGCTTTTCACAATTCTTGCAATTGCACATTTCCAGGTCAGTGGTGCAAAATGGTCACAGTGGCATGACGATCTGCTTAAACATGGTTTCACTTTCACCGTGCTGACCATTATCGCGGCGGCCATCGGTGGAGCCATACAGATCATCCCGACTGTCACAATGCAACGGGCCGGAAACATTGAAGGCCGCCTACAAATACCATACACACCACTTGAGCTCACAGGGCGTGACATCTACATAAGTGAAGGGTGCTATAACTGTCACTCACAGATGATTCGAACGATGGTCCCCGATGTCCTCCGCTATGGAGACTACTCACGCCTGGGAGAATCAATTTACAATCATCCGTTCCAATGGGGATCAAAACGCACCGGTCCTGACCTCGCCCGTGAAGGTGGCAAGCGTTCCGACGACTGGCATTTTTATCACATGTTGAATCCGCGTGATGTTTCACCTGGTTCCAATATGCCCAACTATCCGTGGCTCTTTGAAAAGGAAGCCAATTCCAAAGCGCTTCCATCAAAAATTCACGCCATGCGCATGCTGGGTGTTCCTTATCCCATGGATATATCGGAAGAAGAAATTCAGGCGGAGTATGATGCCCAGGCCAATGAAATCGTCGAACGGCTGGCCGAGAAAGGTGCCTATACCGAACCAGACAAAGAAATCGTCGCGCTCATTGCCTACCTTCAAAAGCTCGGAGCCTATGAGGACACTACAGAAAAGAAGGAGTCCGAAGGTGAAGAGCAAACACTGGATTTGTTTAAACCAATAGGAACGGTAAATCCATAA
- a CDS encoding cbb3-type cytochrome c oxidase N-terminal domain-containing protein — protein MSNHDEDNTKFEDEVLPEGVVLKEHSYDGIREYDQRLPRWWLLTLYGAIIFSGLYWLVDHNYMKAQSTTEQVEQELSEIATIKLANSIDVTDNALFWEMSENAAFVTAGKVIYDANCTPCHGANLEGGIGFSLVDGEWVHGAQPSSIYNTIYDGVPDKGMQAWGTLLGQKRITEVVAYVLSKNDRSTMEAGK, from the coding sequence ATGAGTAATCACGACGAAGACAACACTAAGTTCGAAGACGAAGTCCTGCCCGAAGGTGTTGTGCTGAAAGAGCACAGCTACGATGGCATACGTGAGTATGACCAACGCCTGCCGCGCTGGTGGCTTTTAACCCTCTATGGTGCCATCATTTTCTCGGGACTGTACTGGCTCGTCGATCACAACTATATGAAGGCGCAATCGACGACCGAACAAGTGGAGCAGGAACTGTCGGAGATCGCCACAATCAAGCTGGCCAACTCAATCGACGTAACCGACAACGCCTTATTCTGGGAGATGAGCGAGAATGCAGCTTTCGTTACAGCTGGTAAGGTCATCTACGATGCCAACTGCACACCATGCCACGGTGCCAATCTTGAAGGCGGCATCGGCTTCAGTCTTGTCGATGGCGAATGGGTCCACGGTGCTCAGCCTTCCAGCATTTACAACACGATTTACGACGGTGTCCCCGACAAGGGAATGCAAGCCTGGGGAACACTGCTCGGTCAAAAGCGTATCACAGAAGTCGTCGCCTACGTCCTGAGTAAGAACGATCGTTCGACGATGGAAGCAGGGAAGTAA
- the ccoG gene encoding cytochrome c oxidase accessory protein CcoG, whose amino-acid sequence MPTATKARKRKPIRESVTTINDDGSRLFLHPADVSGRFTLWRRLSAALLIGIYVLLPWIPINGYPAVFLDVMNRRFHLFGLTFAAQDLWLAFFFITGVGFSLYVVTALFGRLWCGWACPQTVFLEHVYRRVERWIEGDHMKRRKLDAHEWDTEKIIKRVTKHGIFIFISLLIAHIFLAYFISIPQLYSWMTSSPTEHWSVFLFVFIASAIIYFNFSWFREQLCLVICPYGRLQSALIDDDSIVIGYDEKRGEPRGPAKQEGIGDCIDCMRCVQVCPTGIDIRQGLQIECIGCSNCIDACDTIMDKLERPRGLVRYDSLNGLAGKRKRILRPRLFLYGALMLLGATAMTLSAMQLRSASMNVVRMTGAPYFITEESLRNQYLVRVINKENSPQSFTVQVVADDQSFTAQGFDEPLIVEPMGEEVRPLVISVSRDGYNGKFPVAINLMNDTDELIISREAEFLGPDPKRLKP is encoded by the coding sequence ATGCCCACAGCAACTAAAGCCAGAAAGCGAAAGCCCATTCGGGAATCTGTCACCACAATCAACGATGACGGTTCGCGGCTCTTTCTACATCCAGCTGATGTAAGCGGACGTTTCACATTATGGCGACGGCTATCAGCCGCCTTACTGATTGGAATCTACGTGTTATTGCCATGGATTCCGATCAACGGTTACCCTGCAGTGTTTCTTGATGTGATGAACCGGCGTTTTCATCTCTTCGGGCTTACCTTTGCAGCCCAGGACCTCTGGCTTGCCTTCTTTTTCATAACGGGCGTTGGGTTTTCTCTCTATGTTGTAACGGCTTTGTTTGGACGTCTCTGGTGCGGCTGGGCCTGCCCTCAAACCGTATTCCTTGAGCATGTCTATCGTCGCGTAGAAAGGTGGATAGAGGGCGACCATATGAAGCGCAGGAAACTGGACGCCCACGAATGGGACACGGAAAAGATAATCAAGCGAGTGACCAAACATGGTATTTTTATTTTCATCTCGTTGTTGATCGCGCATATTTTTCTCGCCTACTTTATTTCCATTCCGCAGCTCTATAGCTGGATGACTTCAAGCCCCACAGAGCATTGGAGCGTCTTCCTTTTTGTCTTTATCGCCAGTGCTATTATTTATTTTAACTTCTCATGGTTTCGCGAACAGCTCTGCCTGGTCATCTGTCCTTACGGCCGCCTGCAATCAGCGCTAATCGATGATGACTCCATCGTCATCGGCTATGATGAAAAACGTGGTGAACCGCGCGGCCCGGCCAAGCAGGAAGGGATCGGCGACTGTATTGATTGCATGCGCTGCGTGCAGGTCTGCCCAACTGGAATCGATATTCGCCAGGGCCTGCAAATCGAATGTATCGGTTGTTCCAATTGCATTGATGCCTGCGACACCATTATGGATAAACTCGAACGGCCACGTGGACTGGTTCGTTATGACTCGCTCAATGGCTTGGCTGGAAAACGTAAACGTATCCTGCGTCCTAGACTCTTTCTTTACGGAGCTCTCATGCTCCTCGGCGCAACCGCCATGACCCTGTCGGCGATGCAATTGCGTAGTGCCAGCATGAATGTGGTCCGCATGACTGGCGCCCCCTACTTCATAACCGAAGAAAGCCTCCGCAACCAATATCTCGTTCGCGTCATCAATAAAGAAAACTCACCTCAAAGCTTCACTGTTCAAGTTGTTGCCGACGACCAATCTTTCACTGCCCAGGGATTCGACGAACCATTGATCGTTGAACCGATGGGCGAAGAGGTCCGCCCCCTTGTCATTTCTGTATCTCGTGACGGGTACAACGGAAAGTTTCCCGTCGCGATTAATTTAATGAACGATACCGATGAATTGATCATCAGCCGTGAAGCAGAATTTCTCGGTCCCGACCCCAAACGCCTAAAGCCATGA